A portion of the Bacillus sp. es.034 genome contains these proteins:
- a CDS encoding DUF421 domain-containing protein, with protein sequence MDFFMSQNSLTAVEWIFRAAIGFIFLLVITKLMGQRSISQLRFLDFVMALLIGNIMAHPLSDEGLGMKGSMLTMGTLVILYLIGVYLSLHSTFIRKILDPSPISIINNGEILYKNLKKARIPIESLLSELRKQQIEEVHKVAIALWEPGGEISFFLKPQYQPVTHQDAALPFKAFDLPIPIIEDGRINRSELMKLNKDESWLHDQLRNSYDATVHDILLATIDKQDQIKIYLYK encoded by the coding sequence TTGGATTTCTTCATGAGCCAGAATTCACTAACCGCTGTGGAATGGATTTTCCGTGCTGCTATAGGATTCATCTTTTTACTTGTCATAACCAAATTAATGGGGCAACGGTCCATTTCTCAGCTGCGATTCCTTGATTTTGTTATGGCACTTTTAATAGGGAATATTATGGCTCATCCCTTGTCTGACGAAGGGTTAGGAATGAAAGGATCAATGCTCACCATGGGAACGTTGGTGATTCTCTATCTAATTGGGGTTTATCTCAGTCTTCATTCAACCTTCATCCGAAAAATACTCGATCCCTCCCCTATTTCCATCATAAATAATGGAGAAATCTTATATAAAAATCTCAAGAAAGCAAGGATTCCTATAGAAAGCCTGTTATCTGAATTAAGGAAGCAGCAAATTGAAGAAGTTCATAAAGTTGCGATAGCTCTGTGGGAGCCAGGAGGAGAGATTTCATTTTTTCTCAAACCACAGTATCAGCCCGTTACACACCAGGATGCCGCACTCCCTTTTAAAGCGTTTGACCTCCCCATCCCCATCATTGAGGATGGGAGAATCAATCGATCGGAATTAATGAAGCTGAATAAAGACGAATCATGGCTGCACGATCAATTAAGAAATTCTTATGATGCTACAGTACATGATATCTTGCTGGCAACAATAGATAAGCAGGATCAGATAAAAATCTATCTGTATAAATGA
- a CDS encoding NAD(P)/FAD-dependent oxidoreductase, with protein MEKELYDLTVIGGGPAGLYSAFYSGLREMKTKIIEFQPSLGGKIHVYPEKMIWDVGGLTPVPGAKLIEQLVQQGLTFDPTVVLNEKVKSITRNDEGIFILEGCSGKKHYSKTVIVAVGSGIINPQKLDIEGAERFEVSNLNYTVKSLKRFKGKTVIISGGGNSAIDWANELEPVAEKVFIAYRKDALKGHEAQCAQLMNSSATCLLNTSISKLIAGAEHDSIEKVELTNHQTNEVSYLSIDEVIINHGYEIDTSLLKNSSLEIDMIDQYYIAGTTSSESSIEGLYAAGDILKHEGKVNLIAGAFQDAANAVNKAKQFIQPDANEFAMVSSHNEAFKKRNKELIKQMMKS; from the coding sequence ATGGAGAAAGAACTATACGATCTAACGGTCATCGGGGGAGGGCCGGCTGGCCTTTACTCAGCCTTTTACAGCGGTCTCAGGGAAATGAAAACAAAGATCATTGAATTTCAGCCAAGTTTAGGCGGAAAGATCCATGTATATCCCGAGAAGATGATCTGGGATGTAGGGGGACTTACACCAGTTCCGGGAGCAAAACTGATTGAGCAACTTGTTCAACAGGGGTTAACATTTGATCCGACTGTCGTTCTAAATGAAAAGGTTAAATCAATCACACGCAATGACGAAGGAATCTTTATTCTTGAGGGTTGTTCCGGTAAAAAACACTATTCAAAAACGGTCATTGTCGCAGTGGGAAGTGGAATCATCAATCCTCAAAAGCTAGACATCGAAGGGGCAGAACGCTTTGAAGTTTCGAATTTAAATTACACTGTGAAATCACTGAAACGATTCAAAGGAAAGACCGTCATCATTTCAGGTGGGGGAAATTCCGCGATTGACTGGGCGAATGAACTGGAGCCGGTGGCTGAGAAGGTCTTTATTGCCTATCGCAAGGATGCACTCAAAGGGCACGAAGCACAATGTGCACAGCTTATGAACAGCTCGGCTACCTGCTTATTGAACACCTCCATATCCAAATTGATTGCTGGTGCAGAACATGATTCCATTGAAAAGGTAGAGTTGACGAATCACCAGACAAATGAAGTTTCCTACCTGTCGATCGATGAAGTAATCATTAATCACGGCTATGAAATTGATACATCCTTACTGAAGAATAGTTCACTCGAGATCGACATGATCGACCAGTATTATATAGCAGGTACGACTTCGAGCGAATCATCAATAGAAGGGCTATATGCAGCAGGGGATATCCTGAAACATGAAGGAAAAGTGAATCTGATAGCAGGGGCTTTCCAGGATGCAGCGAACGCGGTCAACAAAGCCAAGCAATTCATTCAACCCGACGCCAATGAATTTGCCATGGTCTCTTCCCATAACGAAGCATTCAAGAAAAGGAATAAAGAATTGATTAAGCAGATGATGAAATCATAA
- a CDS encoding ABC transporter ATP-binding protein: MVRLCTDELNIGYGDRLIVKNLSVDIPDKKITTIIGSNGCGKSTLLKAITRIIPHHSGNVLLDGENISKGNTKELAKKMAILPQTPESASGLTVGELVSYGRFPHQKGMGRLTKKDYDVINWALDVTGTLEFKYREVDALSGGQRQRVWIAMALAQETDIIFLDEPTTYLDMAHQLEVLELLQKLNLEQERTIVMVLHDLNQAARFADYIVALKDGEIVKSGNCEEVITHDVLKKVFHIDAEIGRDPRTNKPMCITYNLLKGEDQHEKMARSVYSAVRVTG; encoded by the coding sequence ATGGTACGCCTCTGTACAGACGAATTAAACATTGGTTACGGGGATCGCCTGATTGTGAAAAATCTCAGCGTCGACATCCCTGATAAAAAGATCACCACCATCATCGGATCCAATGGTTGTGGTAAGTCCACCCTGTTGAAAGCGATTACCCGTATCATTCCCCACCACTCCGGGAATGTCCTGTTAGATGGTGAAAACATTTCAAAAGGAAATACAAAAGAATTGGCAAAAAAAATGGCGATTCTCCCGCAAACACCTGAAAGTGCAAGTGGTTTGACGGTAGGTGAATTGGTGTCGTACGGACGTTTCCCCCACCAAAAGGGTATGGGACGTCTGACGAAAAAAGATTATGACGTAATCAACTGGGCCCTTGACGTGACTGGGACTCTTGAATTCAAGTACAGAGAAGTCGATGCCTTATCAGGCGGCCAGCGACAACGTGTGTGGATTGCCATGGCGTTGGCACAGGAAACGGACATCATTTTCCTTGATGAACCTACTACATATTTAGACATGGCCCACCAGCTCGAAGTACTTGAACTGTTACAAAAGCTCAACCTTGAACAGGAACGCACCATCGTCATGGTCCTGCATGATTTAAACCAGGCTGCCCGGTTTGCCGATTATATCGTAGCGTTAAAAGATGGTGAAATTGTCAAATCCGGAAATTGCGAAGAAGTCATCACCCATGACGTTTTGAAGAAGGTATTTCACATTGATGCCGAAATTGGAAGAGATCCCCGCACAAATAAGCCAATGTGTATCACATACAATTTACTTAAAGGAGAAGATCAACATGAAAAAATGGCTCGTTCCGTTTACTCTGCTGTTCGTGTTACTGGTTAG
- a CDS encoding iron-hydroxamate ABC transporter substrate-binding protein, with translation MKKWLVPFTLLFVLLVSACSNGSTKEEGSESKENRKSDTITYQSENGPVEVPADPQRVVVLSSFAGNVMALDVNLVGVDSWSKLNPRWDKELEGVEEVTDESLEKIIELNPDLIIGLSNIKNVDKLNEIAPTVTYTYGKVDYLTQHIEIGKLLNKEEEARKWVDDFKKRAKSAGDDIKTKIGEDTTVSVIESFNKQLYVYGNNWGRGTEILYQEMDLNMPEKVKEQALEPGYFALSTEVMPEFAGDYLILSKDPKADNSFMETETYKNIPAVKNNQVFEVNMMEFYFNDPLTLDYQLDFFKDKFLGN, from the coding sequence ATGAAAAAATGGCTCGTTCCGTTTACTCTGCTGTTCGTGTTACTGGTTAGTGCCTGCAGCAATGGTTCAACGAAAGAAGAAGGCTCAGAATCAAAGGAAAACCGCAAATCAGATACCATCACCTATCAATCAGAAAATGGTCCTGTAGAAGTACCTGCAGACCCACAGCGTGTCGTCGTCCTATCCTCATTTGCCGGTAACGTGATGGCACTTGATGTGAACCTGGTCGGCGTTGACTCCTGGTCCAAATTGAATCCACGATGGGATAAAGAGCTCGAAGGCGTGGAAGAAGTAACAGATGAAAGTCTTGAAAAGATCATCGAACTGAATCCGGATCTGATCATCGGTTTATCGAATATTAAGAATGTGGATAAATTAAATGAAATCGCCCCTACGGTTACATACACATATGGAAAAGTAGATTATTTAACACAACATATCGAAATTGGGAAACTATTAAACAAGGAAGAAGAAGCTCGGAAATGGGTGGATGATTTCAAGAAGCGTGCCAAATCAGCCGGTGATGATATCAAAACAAAAATCGGTGAAGATACGACTGTTTCCGTCATTGAAAGCTTTAATAAACAATTATACGTATACGGTAACAACTGGGGCCGCGGGACAGAAATCCTTTATCAGGAAATGGATTTGAACATGCCTGAAAAGGTAAAAGAACAAGCACTGGAACCGGGATATTTTGCCCTTTCCACTGAAGTGATGCCTGAGTTTGCCGGGGACTACCTGATTTTAAGTAAAGACCCAAAAGCAGATAACTCATTTATGGAAACCGAGACATATAAAAACATTCCAGCCGTGAAGAACAACCAGGTATTTGAAGTGAATATGATGGAATTTTACTTTAATGACCCTCTTACACTGGATTACCAGCTGGACTTCTTCAAAGACAAATTTCTAGGTAATTAA
- a CDS encoding iron ABC transporter permease, giving the protein MLTLNQRIPFIFKLVGAALLFAAAFFISVIYGAAETTLMDVFHALTFSAEGDKINILQEIRFPREVAAIVVGAALAVSGAIMQGMTRNPLADPGLLGLTAGANASLAVALAFLPSISYVGIMIACFIGSAAGAIMVFGISSMKRGGFSPFRIVLAGAAVSAFLFAIAEGIGLYFKLSKDVSMWTAGGMIGTTWSQLQVIVPFIMIGIVVSLLLSRQLTILSLNEEVAVGLGQRTAVVKSILFIVIVLLAGAAVALVGNMVFIGLMIPHMVRAVVGTDYRFIIPISSLFGASFMLLADTLGRTINAPYETPVAAIVAMMGLPFFLFIVHKGGKGFS; this is encoded by the coding sequence ATGCTAACTTTAAATCAACGAATTCCATTTATATTTAAATTGGTCGGTGCAGCCCTCCTTTTTGCAGCAGCCTTTTTCATATCTGTTATATATGGAGCGGCAGAGACAACTCTGATGGACGTCTTTCATGCCCTGACGTTTTCGGCTGAAGGCGACAAAATAAATATCCTACAAGAGATCCGTTTCCCCCGGGAAGTTGCCGCCATTGTGGTCGGGGCGGCCCTGGCCGTATCGGGTGCCATCATGCAGGGGATGACCCGGAATCCCCTGGCCGATCCCGGTTTGCTTGGCCTGACAGCCGGAGCAAATGCTTCATTAGCAGTCGCCCTGGCATTCCTCCCCTCCATCAGTTATGTAGGGATCATGATTGCCTGCTTCATAGGCTCAGCCGCAGGGGCCATTATGGTATTCGGGATCAGCTCTATGAAAAGAGGTGGTTTTTCCCCCTTTAGGATTGTACTGGCAGGAGCTGCAGTATCTGCCTTTTTATTTGCGATTGCAGAAGGGATCGGCTTGTATTTCAAGCTATCGAAAGATGTCTCCATGTGGACGGCAGGTGGAATGATCGGTACTACCTGGTCTCAGCTGCAGGTGATTGTTCCGTTCATCATGATCGGTATAGTGGTATCCTTACTTTTATCCAGACAGCTGACGATTTTGAGCTTGAATGAAGAAGTGGCGGTAGGCTTGGGACAGCGCACTGCGGTTGTCAAAAGTATCCTGTTCATCGTGATTGTCCTGCTTGCTGGTGCCGCCGTTGCACTGGTCGGGAATATGGTGTTCATAGGATTGATGATTCCTCATATGGTCCGGGCGGTTGTCGGGACGGATTACCGCTTTATCATTCCGATCTCCTCCCTGTTTGGAGCTTCCTTCATGCTTCTCGCAGACACACTTGGACGCACGATCAATGCTCCATACGAAACACCCGTGGCAGCGATCGTCGCGATGATGGGACTCCCTTTCTTCCTGTTCATCGTACATAAAGGAGGGAAAGGTTTCTCATGA
- a CDS encoding iron ABC transporter permease, translating to MIHPDLIRKQRRLLIALFMLIVTTAFISIGLGYSSVSYNRLLPTLFGDGSFKEEFILFSIRLPRIIITILAGMALALSGSILQGMTRNDLADPGIIGINSGAGVAIAIFFLFFPIDAGSFAYLLPVVAFCGALLTACLIYLFSYSKRNGIQPVRLVLVGVGFSMALSGLMVILISSAERAKVDFIAKWLAGNIWGADWPFIWAILPWLVILIPFALYKSQMLNLLGLSEPVSVGVGVSINRERFLMLIVAVALAASAVSVTGGIAFIGLMAPHMAKAMVGPRNQLFIPIAILLGGWLLLLADTIGRNILQPDGIPAGIMIALIGAPYFMYLLLRK from the coding sequence ATGATACATCCTGATTTGATTAGAAAACAACGACGGCTTCTTATTGCATTATTCATGCTTATTGTCACAACAGCCTTTATCAGCATTGGACTGGGCTATTCTTCTGTATCGTATAATAGGCTCCTTCCCACTCTATTCGGTGATGGGTCTTTCAAAGAAGAATTCATCCTCTTTTCCATCCGTTTACCGAGGATCATCATCACGATTCTCGCAGGGATGGCCCTTGCCTTATCCGGTTCCATCCTGCAGGGGATGACCCGGAATGACCTGGCCGATCCAGGGATCATAGGGATCAATTCAGGTGCAGGTGTTGCCATTGCCATCTTCTTTTTATTTTTCCCAATCGATGCGGGGTCATTTGCTTATCTGCTTCCGGTTGTGGCTTTCTGTGGGGCACTCCTTACAGCCTGCTTGATTTACTTATTTTCATATAGTAAGAGAAACGGGATACAGCCTGTCCGCCTCGTCTTAGTCGGAGTTGGATTCTCCATGGCCTTGTCGGGGCTCATGGTCATTCTGATTTCGAGTGCTGAACGGGCAAAGGTGGATTTCATTGCCAAATGGCTGGCGGGGAATATCTGGGGTGCCGACTGGCCGTTTATATGGGCGATTCTCCCTTGGCTTGTGATCCTTATTCCATTTGCACTTTATAAATCTCAGATGCTTAACCTGCTTGGATTAAGCGAACCCGTTTCGGTAGGGGTAGGCGTCTCGATCAACCGTGAGCGGTTCCTGATGCTGATCGTAGCAGTCGCCCTGGCAGCCTCTGCCGTTTCCGTCACAGGGGGGATCGCCTTTATCGGTTTGATGGCCCCTCATATGGCAAAAGCGATGGTCGGACCGCGCAATCAACTGTTCATCCCCATCGCCATCTTACTCGGGGGCTGGCTCCTGCTCCTTGCAGACACCATCGGCCGGAACATCCTCCAACCCGACGGAATCCCCGCCGGCATCATGATCGCCCTCATCGGCGCTCCCTACTTTATGTACCTGTTACTGAGGAAGTAG
- a CDS encoding bile acid:sodium symporter family protein — MKLLETISNLAGKYFAVWVILVAAVAYFIPAPFLSLGAYITILLGVVMFGMGLTLKPVDFQLVLKKPLPVITGVLAQFLIMPLGAFLIAYILGLPAELAAGLVLLGSVPGGTASNVMVYLAKGNLALSVAMTSLSTLLAPIATPLILLGLAGQWLPVDPVAMFLSIVQVIILPITFGLVIRKLFPGTVEKSLNVIPLISVLAIIIIVSAVVSANVENIASSGAIIFTAVILHNLFGLGLGYGTGVLMKLDEGTRRAISIEVGMQNSGLGVALATAHFGPLAALPSVIAAVWHNISGPILATFWSKKPVEVEMEEEYSRGAVSPNAR, encoded by the coding sequence ATGAAACTACTTGAAACCATCAGTAATTTGGCAGGGAAATACTTTGCGGTATGGGTCATCCTGGTAGCGGCTGTCGCTTATTTTATTCCCGCTCCCTTTCTATCTTTAGGAGCATATATTACGATTCTATTGGGTGTCGTGATGTTTGGCATGGGGCTCACTTTGAAGCCTGTTGATTTTCAACTGGTACTAAAAAAACCTCTTCCTGTCATCACAGGGGTCCTGGCACAATTCCTTATTATGCCTCTGGGTGCATTTTTAATTGCTTACATACTTGGTCTGCCGGCTGAACTGGCTGCCGGTTTGGTATTATTAGGGTCTGTTCCCGGCGGGACGGCATCCAACGTCATGGTGTATCTCGCGAAGGGGAATCTGGCGTTATCCGTCGCCATGACCTCACTGTCGACGCTTTTGGCGCCCATTGCAACGCCCCTGATCCTTCTGGGTCTAGCTGGTCAGTGGCTGCCCGTCGATCCCGTCGCCATGTTTCTTTCAATCGTGCAGGTAATCATCCTGCCGATCACTTTTGGACTAGTGATACGAAAGCTATTTCCAGGTACCGTGGAAAAGAGCCTAAACGTCATCCCGCTTATTTCAGTTCTGGCGATCATTATCATCGTTTCAGCCGTCGTTTCTGCAAATGTTGAAAATATCGCATCTTCCGGGGCGATCATCTTCACGGCTGTAATCCTTCATAATCTGTTTGGTCTTGGTTTGGGATACGGCACCGGTGTCCTGATGAAGCTTGATGAAGGAACGAGACGTGCGATCTCCATTGAAGTGGGAATGCAGAACTCCGGACTCGGTGTGGCCCTTGCCACTGCCCACTTTGGCCCCTTAGCTGCCCTGCCGAGTGTCATTGCGGCTGTATGGCATAATATTTCGGGTCCGATCCTTGCAACGTTTTGGAGTAAGAAGCCTGTGGAGGTCGAGATGGAGGAGGAATATAGCAGAGGAGCAGTCAGTCCGAATGCGAGATAG
- a CDS encoding FAD-linked oxidase C-terminal domain-containing protein yields the protein MSVKDSRLLDELREVVGNGQVTMNETVLDQHGKDESYHTPSRPDVVVFPRSSEDVRAVVKVASDHQIPIIPFGLGTSLEGHVIPYDKGITIDFSEMNKILEVREKDFLVKVQPGVTRTQLNKELKKYGLFFSVDPGADATLGGMAATNASGTTSVKYGVMRDQVRDLEVVLPDGEVIHTGNMAQKSSSGYHLNSLFVGSEGTLGCITELTLRVYGIPEHIVAARASFKHVDDAVEAVVSILQAGIPIARCELVDEPSMIQVNRFSDTDYKEKPTLFLEFHGNEAGLNQDVEFTKEIVADHQCEEIVFEEDTAARNKLWEARHNLAYAYVHGHPGRKLMVTDVCLPISELSGAVQYARKKLEELELIGGILGHVGDGNYHTSLMIDLDDPDEVKRAGIYNERIVEYALERNGTCTGEHGVGVGKMKYQEREHGGALKVMEKIKRALDPDGLFNPHKLVHNKKEESK from the coding sequence ATGAGTGTGAAGGATAGTCGTTTGTTGGATGAATTAAGGGAGGTTGTTGGCAATGGCCAGGTGACGATGAATGAAACGGTTTTGGATCAGCATGGGAAAGATGAGTCCTATCACACCCCAAGCCGGCCGGATGTGGTGGTGTTTCCCCGCAGCAGTGAGGACGTGAGGGCTGTCGTGAAAGTGGCTTCCGATCATCAAATCCCCATCATCCCTTTTGGACTTGGCACCAGTCTTGAAGGGCACGTGATCCCGTATGACAAAGGGATCACGATCGATTTTTCCGAGATGAATAAGATTCTTGAGGTAAGGGAAAAGGATTTCCTTGTAAAGGTTCAACCCGGTGTGACGCGCACCCAGTTGAATAAAGAATTAAAGAAATATGGCCTCTTTTTCTCAGTGGATCCAGGAGCAGATGCGACCCTGGGCGGTATGGCTGCGACGAATGCGAGTGGGACAACTTCGGTTAAATACGGAGTCATGCGTGATCAGGTGCGTGATCTCGAAGTGGTACTCCCTGATGGAGAAGTGATCCACACCGGGAATATGGCACAGAAATCCTCCTCCGGTTATCACTTGAATAGCTTATTCGTAGGGTCTGAAGGGACGCTTGGATGCATCACGGAATTGACCCTCCGCGTATACGGCATCCCTGAACACATCGTGGCAGCACGTGCTTCTTTCAAACATGTGGATGATGCAGTGGAAGCCGTTGTTTCGATCCTGCAGGCGGGAATCCCGATTGCCAGGTGTGAGCTTGTAGATGAGCCTTCCATGATCCAAGTGAACCGGTTCAGTGATACGGACTATAAGGAAAAACCGACTCTGTTCCTTGAGTTTCATGGGAATGAAGCGGGTCTGAATCAAGACGTTGAATTCACGAAAGAAATCGTGGCCGATCATCAGTGTGAAGAGATTGTCTTTGAAGAGGATACGGCAGCAAGGAACAAATTGTGGGAAGCGAGGCATAATCTCGCCTATGCTTATGTGCATGGGCATCCGGGAAGGAAACTCATGGTGACGGATGTCTGCTTACCCATTTCTGAATTATCCGGAGCCGTTCAGTACGCACGGAAGAAGCTTGAAGAATTAGAGCTTATTGGAGGAATCCTTGGGCATGTGGGGGACGGGAATTATCATACCTCACTCATGATTGACCTGGATGATCCGGATGAGGTGAAGAGAGCCGGCATCTATAACGAACGGATTGTGGAATACGCACTTGAACGGAATGGTACGTGCACAGGCGAACACGGCGTAGGGGTAGGGAAGATGAAATATCAAGAACGGGAACACGGGGGAGCCCTGAAGGTCATGGAGAAAATCAAACGGGCACTTGATCCCGATGGACTCTTCAACCCTCATAAACTGGTACATAACAAGAAGGAGGAATCCAAATGA
- a CDS encoding beta-eliminating lyase-related protein yields MGEKTLFDAYKNATHPLQGHGKRDLHVLKEALEGFDGDVDSDIYGSGKIIEDFQQKMAESLGKEQAVFFPSGTMAQQIALRIWCDQKGVQRVAYHPLCHLEIHEEDGLKKLHGIEPVLLADKDSVISLEDVVGLKEEIACLLLELPQREIGGQLPEYETLVAISQYCRDKGIKLHLDGARLYEVLPYYGKTAAEICDMFDSVYISFYKGFGGIAGAILAGDEAFTDESKVWKRRHGGDLISLYPYIISADYYFNQRVDKMDQYYEGAKELAAHFNGCEGIRTLPETPVSNMFHVFFHYPQKQIESILIEVYEETGIGLTGYVKEVSENECAFEASIGDQYKTAPKENLEKIFTLLNEKLKQENI; encoded by the coding sequence ATGGGGGAAAAAACGTTATTTGATGCGTATAAAAATGCTACACATCCTTTACAGGGCCATGGGAAAAGGGACCTTCATGTACTGAAGGAGGCACTTGAGGGGTTCGATGGTGATGTGGATAGTGATATTTATGGATCAGGAAAGATCATAGAAGACTTTCAACAGAAGATGGCGGAGAGCCTTGGGAAAGAACAAGCCGTGTTCTTTCCAAGCGGCACGATGGCCCAGCAGATCGCCCTCCGCATTTGGTGTGATCAAAAAGGGGTACAGAGAGTGGCGTACCATCCTTTATGCCATCTGGAAATTCATGAAGAGGATGGATTGAAGAAATTACACGGGATCGAGCCTGTTTTATTGGCAGATAAGGACTCGGTGATTAGTCTTGAAGATGTTGTCGGTTTGAAAGAAGAGATTGCATGCTTATTATTGGAGCTGCCTCAACGGGAAATAGGAGGGCAGCTGCCTGAGTATGAAACCCTTGTAGCCATTTCTCAATATTGCCGGGATAAGGGGATCAAGCTCCACCTTGACGGGGCGAGACTTTATGAAGTGCTCCCTTATTACGGGAAAACCGCAGCAGAAATATGCGACATGTTTGATAGTGTCTATATTTCATTTTATAAGGGATTCGGAGGAATTGCAGGTGCGATCCTTGCAGGCGACGAGGCATTCACCGACGAATCCAAGGTGTGGAAAAGGCGTCATGGTGGTGATCTGATCAGTCTTTATCCATACATCATCAGTGCTGACTACTATTTCAATCAACGTGTTGATAAGATGGATCAGTATTATGAAGGAGCGAAGGAACTCGCTGCTCATTTCAATGGCTGTGAGGGGATCAGAACCCTGCCTGAAACGCCCGTTTCGAATATGTTTCACGTCTTCTTCCACTACCCTCAAAAGCAGATCGAATCCATTCTGATTGAAGTGTATGAAGAAACGGGGATCGGCCTAACCGGCTACGTGAAAGAAGTAAGCGAAAATGAATGTGCATTTGAAGCAAGCATCGGTGACCAATACAAAACCGCACCCAAAGAAAACCTGGAAAAAATATTCACCCTCTTGAATGAAAAACTAAAACAAGAAAATATTTAG
- a CDS encoding alpha/beta hydrolase: MKKKIVWIVSSLVLFLLIGLTVAGNYFYDVAINRSNEAVELYGGTEEAVEAVSALEEEQERLEELQNWTRKRDFQTVEVESEDGLTLRAQYLENESPNGKTVILAHGYKGNSQQMPEITRFYYEEGYNILKPDARGHGKSEGDYIGYGWDDRLDVKKWIDLLINEKGQDTIFLHGFSMGAATVLMTSGEDLPEEVKGIIADSGYTSVDEELAHQLKYLYRLPAFPIMDITGVVTKVRAGYSFKEASALEQVKKNHLPLFIIHGDKDELVPTEMANRLYEAANGLKELWIVPGAGHTEGFTVQEEEYKKRIKGFIAEAMKS; encoded by the coding sequence ATGAAAAAGAAAATCGTGTGGATTGTCAGCAGTTTGGTGTTGTTTCTACTCATTGGTCTGACTGTCGCCGGCAACTACTTTTATGATGTTGCCATCAACCGCAGCAATGAAGCAGTGGAGCTATACGGCGGGACGGAAGAAGCGGTTGAAGCGGTCAGTGCCCTGGAGGAAGAACAAGAGAGATTGGAAGAGTTGCAAAACTGGACAAGAAAGCGGGATTTTCAAACGGTGGAGGTTGAATCGGAAGATGGGTTGACCCTCAGAGCCCAATACCTAGAGAACGAATCGCCAAATGGGAAGACGGTAATCCTTGCTCATGGCTATAAGGGAAACAGTCAACAAATGCCGGAGATCACCAGATTCTATTATGAAGAAGGATACAATATCCTGAAGCCTGATGCACGGGGGCATGGTAAGAGTGAAGGAGACTATATCGGCTATGGCTGGGACGATCGACTGGATGTGAAAAAGTGGATCGATCTTTTGATCAATGAAAAAGGGCAGGACACCATCTTTCTTCATGGCTTTTCAATGGGGGCCGCCACCGTGCTGATGACGAGTGGTGAAGACCTTCCGGAAGAGGTGAAGGGTATCATTGCGGATAGTGGATATACTTCAGTGGACGAGGAGCTTGCCCATCAGTTGAAATATCTTTATCGTTTACCTGCGTTTCCGATTATGGACATTACGGGTGTGGTGACAAAAGTGAGAGCAGGTTATTCATTCAAGGAAGCATCGGCATTGGAACAGGTGAAGAAGAACCATTTGCCCCTATTCATCATTCACGGCGATAAGGATGAACTGGTTCCGACGGAGATGGCCAATCGCTTGTATGAGGCGGCGAACGGACTGAAAGAATTATGGATCGTACCGGGTGCCGGGCATACAGAAGGGTTTACAGTACAAGAAGAAGAATACAAGAAACGGATCAAGGGGTTCATTGCCGAGGCGATGAAATCATAG